A single window of Agromyces aureus DNA harbors:
- a CDS encoding aminoglycoside phosphotransferase family protein yields the protein MADAPEPDLHPDEDLVRRLVASQHPDLVAPVRRVANGWDNVMFRLGDDLAVRMPRREVAIQLALHEQRWLPELAGRLPTPVPAPVRIGRPAPEFGYDVPWSIVPWLPGVSALEFTVPVRDAAAVALAEFVAALGVPARAAAPVSPVRGVPLAVRDESVRARLAAGRVDEPDAVARVWERSLAASVWHGPPVWLHGDLHPGNLLLHDDGALAGVIDFGDLTAGDPATDLATAWFMFGPSGRAAFRRRLEELAEVDAAMWERARGWAVVLATAMVDVTDARSPLGSMGARVLVEVVAEAG from the coding sequence GTGGCCGATGCCCCCGAGCCCGATCTGCACCCCGACGAAGACCTCGTGCGGCGGCTCGTCGCGTCGCAGCATCCCGATCTCGTGGCGCCGGTTCGGCGCGTCGCGAACGGGTGGGACAACGTCATGTTCCGCCTCGGCGACGATCTGGCGGTGCGGATGCCGCGGCGCGAGGTCGCGATCCAGCTCGCGTTGCACGAGCAGCGCTGGCTGCCCGAGCTCGCCGGCCGGCTCCCGACGCCCGTGCCCGCACCGGTGCGGATCGGGCGTCCGGCGCCCGAGTTCGGCTACGACGTGCCGTGGAGCATCGTGCCGTGGCTCCCCGGCGTCTCGGCGCTCGAGTTCACCGTGCCGGTTCGGGATGCCGCGGCGGTCGCCCTCGCGGAGTTCGTCGCCGCCCTCGGGGTGCCCGCGCGCGCTGCGGCTCCCGTGAGCCCGGTGCGCGGCGTGCCGCTCGCCGTGCGCGACGAGTCGGTCCGCGCCAGGCTCGCCGCAGGCCGCGTGGACGAGCCCGACGCGGTCGCGCGCGTGTGGGAGCGTTCGCTCGCGGCATCCGTCTGGCACGGGCCGCCGGTGTGGCTGCACGGCGACCTGCACCCCGGAAACCTGCTGCTGCACGATGACGGCGCACTTGCGGGCGTCATCGACTTCGGCGACCTCACGGCCGGTGATCCGGCGACCGACCTGGCGACCGCGTGGTTCATGTTCGGGCCGAGCGGGCGGGCGGCGTTCCGCCGTCGGCTCGAGGAGCTCGCCGAGGTCGATGCGGCGATGTGGGAGCGCGCGAGGGGGTGGGCGGTCGTGCTGGCGACGGCGATGGTCGACGTGACCGACGCGCGGAGCCCGCTCGGCAGCATGGGCGCGCGCGTACTCGTCGAGGTGGTCGCCGAGGCGGGCTGA
- a CDS encoding low molecular weight protein-tyrosine-phosphatase: protein MTRADAAGDAAQPFRVSFVCTGNICRSPMAEAVLRSLAERAGLGARIQIESAATGDWHVGEQADLRTVAALERAGYDGSKHRARQFDATDFPNLDLVVAFDRGQARILRNWAHDSADQQKVRLLLEFDAELAALQDVPDPYYSDGAAFDRVLGMIEQATMALFRQLAPALRQGIR from the coding sequence ATGACGCGTGCCGACGCCGCAGGTGATGCCGCGCAGCCATTCCGAGTGTCATTCGTCTGCACGGGCAACATCTGCCGGTCGCCGATGGCCGAGGCCGTGCTGCGCTCCCTCGCCGAACGCGCGGGCCTCGGGGCGCGCATCCAGATCGAGTCGGCGGCGACCGGCGACTGGCACGTGGGCGAGCAGGCCGACCTGCGAACGGTGGCCGCGCTCGAGCGCGCCGGCTACGACGGGTCGAAGCATCGCGCGCGCCAGTTCGACGCGACCGACTTTCCGAACCTCGACCTCGTCGTGGCGTTCGACCGCGGCCAGGCCCGCATCCTGCGCAACTGGGCGCACGACTCGGCCGACCAGCAGAAGGTGCGCCTGCTGCTCGAGTTCGACGCCGAACTGGCCGCGCTGCAGGACGTACCCGACCCCTACTACTCCGACGGGGCGGCCTTCGATCGAGTTCTTGGGATGATAGAGCAGGCGACGATGGCGCTGTTCCGCCAACTCGCTCCCGCTCTCAGACAAGGAATCCGATGA